The nucleotide window aaaaactaaactaACATACTTGAGTAAAATATCATGTAGTTGATAAGGAATCAAAGGATCTGGAAGCTCCCTTAGAAACTGCTTCAAGATGTTGGCTAAATCGATCACATCATGACTTGATTTGaatccttcttttctttccaactgtcgttttattTCCCTCTGTCTGCATGCAGAACCAGCTTTCCTAAACAAGCCTTCAGTTTGGACACCCTTCAGGATGGCCTGACAAGATTGTACAACAAATGTGGGGACTTGTACAAGAATATCTCCTTTGGCACATATTGGAGTAGACCCATCTGGAATATTTTCTAGTTCACTTTCAACCATGATAAGAGCTTCTTCACTCTCTAGTAGTTCCAAGGGCTGACAAAATAGACTTTTTTTCTGTGGatcctaaatgaataaaacaatTATTGTTAAGGAAAGCATTTTTCAACCAGGCAATGTCAAATGAGAGCAGGGATGAATACATTGTTTCTTGTTGGTTTTCTCCATCTTCCAGTCTCCTTGATCCCATGTTTTTTTAACTCTGTCCAAACTAACGCGTTGAAAGTAATATTGTCGGTAACATTGAAAATATGATGCATGATGGATCACTTGCTTTCAATGTTATAACCGACACGTCTGTGTGTTTTAACacataaatgaataaaacgGTTTTCTACAGCCCGGGAATAGCACTGCTCTACCTACGTACTCTAGCTTTTAACGTGCTTCACTTTAATCCAACAAAGTTTCAAAACGCGCAATTCTCAGCGAATCAAATTCAACCAGGGTACTTTAACCACGCCCGCATTTTGATGCCAGATTTTCCTGTGGTCGTCAGCAGTGCgcaatattttgttaaattaaaTGGATGGAATATGGaattatataaaatttttgtaaagtAAATACAAAAAGATAAGATTTATACAAAACTTTATCTAAAATGCAATAAAGCTTATATGTTTAATTCAGTAATACTTATGAAAAACATTTGGCACTACGCGTCATCGTTTTCCCAAAAAAGGATTTGAACAGTCTGCACTCTGCAGCTACTATAAGCGATAAGCGTTGCTAACATCACAGCTCACAGGGAATCGGGGTACTTAAAGTTATTAATCGTTTTATTCAGTTTTATTCATTAGTCAAGTCGTCAATTTAATCAAGGTATTTATGATTGAATTTATGTCACGCTTTATATTCTCTGGGGAATAAGCTCTTGCCACAGCTTGGATAAATCCATCGCCAGTTGGGCTTTTGTTCGTCCATGCCTATGACAGACAGAGTAACGGTTTTACGGTTTCTGAAACTCAAtcaaaatagaaattttaCTTTGGAATTTCATTCTGGAATAAATATCATAATGCACATTCGAACATCAATTTTATAGCTTGATTTTAGATACCTGATTAGTACATAGATGGCAATGTCAGTTGTGGGCTAGGTTTCATGAGATAGCTGCTACATCAGATAATTTTAGAATGTTAGTTTCCAATTTCAGAATGTCATACTCTTTATAGAAacatcaaatattttttgcaTTGGATAATCttaaaattttactttttaattaCAGAATGTCATCCACTTCACAGAAACATCGTAACTTTGTGGCAGAGCCCATGGGAGACAAGGCAGTCACTGACCTTGCTGGAATTGGAGGAGTGCTTGGAGATCGTCTAGAAAAGAAAGGCTTTGACAAAGTATAAAGGCTAAATATGCATAGTCCATATCAtacaaaattattatcttacagtttttgtattttttttcatttctcatTACAGGCATCTGTGGTATTGGGACAGTTCTTAGTCTTGAAGAAGAACAAAGAACTGTTTGTAGATTGGCTAAAAGACACAGCTGGTGCCAATGCCAAACAAGCAGGAGATTGCCACCAATGTCTCTCAGACTGGTGTGATGAATTCCTCTAATATTTTTACTTCATTTGGGTATTAGTCTGTCCCCAGATTTCATCCCAAACTCACCTTCCATCGTACATATTTCCAGCACACTATACTTCGTACTTTTAATAACCTGCTCCGCGCTGCCTTGATGTAATGGGCTCTCCATCGTATGTCTTTTAAATTACGCATGTGTGTATGTCCCTTAAAAATCTACATACAAGTTATACTTCTGGAACTAAAGACTTAACCGAACGAtaacaaaaatataattagTTCAATGTGTATTTTTTTCGATCATACAATGTTTAAAGTTGAGTTCTTGTGGGAATAGGGGAGGTGGGGTAATAAGGATTTTTCACGTACACTAAATCGGGGCCCTAATAATAGATTTTTGTTGTTCGAATCATAGATAACATCGAGAACTTGGTTGCAGCAACAAGAATAGCAAACCTACCCAAATTAATATCGCCACTCATTtatccactttttttttcacttgacTACTTTCTTCCATTCGATTATTTTCTTCACTCAACATTCCACAGCGAAGACAATTTGACGCAGccaaaaatggggaaaaaaacacacgTCTTGTTTCACTCATACTTGTTCAAGTAGTTTTCCTAGTCTCGTAATAAGAACTACAGTAAAGGATGGGAGGGGGTCAAATTAAAAGAACGCACAGCATGCAACAAAGACGTTTGTTACGTGGGAGGAAATCTGTGTAAAATGTTATCAGAAAGCCGGGATTTAAGTTCCCAATTTGATTTTTACAAGTATGCACGAGAACCCAGATTCTgtcatttaaaaatagaaaaataatgaaCAGTAAGATTTCAAATACCACAATGAGGCAAGCCAGAGAAGGGAGCTAATAATTTTAACGGGACAAATGTTTTTCTCTCACTGATGATTTGCTTCGAAGTTGTTCTGAGTTACTCAATAGCATCGGATCTAGGATACTTCCGATACACAGTTTCAAAAGCTGAGTCCTAACAGGTTTCAATCCTTGCTTTAAATACTTCACAGCCAAATCTCACTAATCACGcattattgtttttgtttttgtttttttgttgtttttttttggagagTGAGAGAAGGAAACAGTAGGAAAAATATGAAACGAAAAACATTATTTAAACACCGACAtagcttttccttttttagtGTTGGGATGTTGAAGATTatgacaaataaaaaaaaaaaaaaagagggggaaccTTTTTTCCTGCGATATTCTTTTCTTgcggtaaaaataaaaaaagctaCAGATTGTAGGACATGCACATTGTTTGGGGGCctagttctatatatatatgtatataacTGGTTAGGGGGTGGAATATTTTCTAAAAGACGTTAGAAGTGATTGAACTCAAGAGGTAATGTCAGTAAGGagagcacaaaaaaaaaaaaatgcaacatcccctccccccctttaaACTATTTGAACGGAGAAATTGAATTGTTTCGGATCTTgtctttttacaaaaaaaggtGGGGCAGCGTAAACACGAGAGATATTCCGAGACTAAAGATCTATAAGAAAGACGGATAAGATACAAGTTTTCCAGACAGACGATGGGTCAAAAATGCAACGTTTTCTTCCCTCAAAGGTTTATAGCTAAGGTGGGAGTCGGGTTGTGAGATAGATAGAACAGCAACAACGGAAGCAAAAAGACGGAAAATCAGCGCATTTTGGGAGTAGAATCAGAAATCAGAAGTCACTTCTCAGATGTCACCAATCTTATGTGATGAATTCACGTTGTAGCAATTTTTTCTGTGCCATATTCACCGTCTGTTGGTGCTGTTCTCAACACAACGTATACCAAGTCGTTATAGATTGTACACGAGCTGGTAGTGTATCATTTCATTGCCGCCATGGATAAATCGATTTGATGATGATAGATATATCTTTGATCGGCAACACTGCTTGCTGCATGTACTGCCGCTTTCTATGACTCGGGCGAAATCGCACAAGCGCGCTGCTGTCATTCATAGACTTTACATTCAAGTTTTtgtggtttttgttttgttttttgttgttttttttgttgtttttttttttttaagtgatcGCGCTGTTTAAATTGACCATTTTATCTAGCAAaattagattttgttttggttttgggATGTCCATTTCCTAGACAAATACTTTGGCCAGGGCGTCAGCTCCAGCAGACGCGATAAACGGCTTGCTCGGATGAAAAGCAACATCAAAAATAGACTCGTCAAACTTTTTGCGGTGGGACGTGATCTCTTGAACgcaagttttgttttccaaattCCATAGTCGAATGCTACAGTCATGACCTAACGTTCCATTGAACGATATCAAACATTACAGTGGCAGAATAGTGTGAAGTTTAAACTACTGTTACGTACTTCCGGAGAGTAGATAAAGTCCATTGGGATCCACGGCCAAACACGTCACCGCATCCAAATGGGCAACCATTGCGTGTGCAAGTTTCCCTGTGTTGTTGTCGTAAAAACGGATATGTCTATCTTCGTGGGCTGTTATAGTCAGTGGAAGTGTAGGATGTGAAATGACACGATTGATCTGTCTTCCAAACACTGAATCCTCCACTCCCTAATTGATTCAAGGAATTACAAGACGAAGAATAAATGCACTGTACAAGAGAGAGAGGGTTTATAAATTTTTACCTTATCTGTTTCAAGCCGTGTGACTGGTTGACCCGTTTCTAGGTCGAAGAGGATACAAGCGGCCGAATTGTAGGATGTAACCATTTGATTAAGGTTGTCACGAACGAAATCCACTGACGTCGGTATTCCATCTAAAGCCAATGCGAACCAAAAAGCAAACATTATATTACATGATGCTATTAGAGCATTCTTCTCGATGTCGATCGAACCTGACTCAGAGGTAAAAACTGATAGAAGAGGAGACTTAGATTGCGGATTCCATAAACGCACGCTACCATCGGCCGAGGATGACAGCAAATGTAGTTTTTGGCTGTGCAAACTCAAACCCCATACAGCATCAGTGTGGCCCAATAGAGAGTTGCTCAGTACACTCggatctattttttttttttttttttacaaaagagaaaatcattAACATTTATGGATCGATACGCTTAGCATACGTATTTGAAGCAACGTAATTGTGCATATAAATGCTCAACCTATTCAATGGAATTGCACTACTTACCATACGAATCGTACGGATCGATATTTGACCCAGGGATATTCCAGCACTGTAAAGAACCGTCAAGTCCACCACTGAAACACTGCTCGCCCGAGGAGCTCATAGCTAAACAAAGAACTGGTCCGGTATGACCTCGGAACGTATAAACAGGTTCTACATCCAGGGAAGCTGACCTGcaagaataaaacaaacgtgcaaaaataaaataaaatgttaaacGTCGCAAGGACGGAAAACAGAGACAAGTACATACTTTTTGGCCGGAATGGTTTTCTGGAGGTTCCATAGCTTAAGAGTGCAGTCCTCACTGGCCGTAACCAATACCGGCTCGACAGGGTGGAAAGCAAGCGCTCTCACGCCGTCAAAGTGGCTACGTAGAGTATATTTAGCATTCCATGTCTTCCGGAACGATTCCTTGTTCACCGAAATCTGCAGTAAACAACCAATTGTTTAATATGTGCCACGGTaaggaataaataaaattatgcACAATTTTACATCATAGCTAACTTCTGCTTCGTTATTGACTGTCAATTGTGCCAGTTCTCCTAGGCCCAGGTGACCATCAACGCCTTCGTCATCTGAGGAGGACAGGCCAGCTAGACCAGCTAAATGAGCAGTCTCGCCTGCAGCTCCAATCCCAGCTGGAGCTGGTCCTGTCACTGGGGCAGGAACAACAGAGCGCCGTGAAACACCACCACTGCTAGTGCCGCTGAATCCTATTCCACGTTACAATAAAAATgaagattctttttttctccatctaCTTAACACAAGAAGACGCTATTTAAATAGTAACATAAATAGTTGAAAATAAAGACTAGGTTTCTCCGTAAGCTATTTCCCTGGCGGGATCCTTCAAGGGAGGCCATCCAGCCTGTTGGGAAGAAAATATTGTTGCAAGACAAGAAGGGGCGCTACCTGTACGGGTTCTTGCAGAAAGAGgcgtagaagaagaagggaaagagGAGTACAGGTCGCCATACTCCTCTTCTAAACCCATATCGCCCAGCATCTCATGTAACGCGGATCGTTTGGGACCTAACCGAGTAGCataagcagcagcagcagaggAAAACGACGGTTTGGGAAAGAAGAGGACATGTTGAGCCAGAGAACCCACAACATGCGATTTTCGAATAACAGAAATCGAACACGACGAATAGGTTCAAGGGTTATACCAAGCAGCGAA belongs to Daphnia magna isolate NIES linkage group LG1, ASM2063170v1.1, whole genome shotgun sequence and includes:
- the LOC116936619 gene encoding barrier-to-autointegration factor, which gives rise to MSSTSQKHRNFVAEPMGDKAVTDLAGIGGVLGDRLEKKGFDKASVVLGQFLVLKKNKELFVDWLKDTAGANAKQAGDCHQCLSDWCDEFL
- the LOC116936615 gene encoding striatin-3 isoform X3, whose translation is MKIPESGTMEDGPNSAPHNGQLGPSGVGTSSSSVKVNNSDENNPRLQYSIPGILHFIQHEWARFEMERSQWEVERAELQARIAFLQGERKGQENLKNDLVRRIKMLEYALKQERAKYHKLKYGTELQQGDVKPPIFEDGIGGEPVDGESIFITNSNVNWRQGRQLLRQYLQEIGYTDTIIDVRSNRVRSLLGLNPAGTSEKEEQTGGSAVNGGATGGTVGGTTGSSAVASSSPGDLSGNSKRLSETQGRRAPAKKVPPASLAEAMIMDTEAAVMANFDFLAQEGVGVEVDDEDDMSDEMEDNTDDDTDDAASASNAATSKRNKIKAKNLRDDVDAETEEVLNEFSFLGSDTDDASHELRVQTDTTDWGFSGTSSGGVSRRSVVPAPVTGPAPAGIGAAGETAHLAGLAGLSSSDDEGVDGHLGLGELAQLTVNNEAEVSYDISVNKESFRKTWNAKYTLRSHFDGVRALAFHPVEPVLVTASEDCTLKLWNLQKTIPAKKSASLDVEPVYTFRGHTGPVLCLAMSSSGEQCFSGGLDGSLQCWNIPGSNIDPYDSYDPSVLSNSLLGHTDAVWGLSLHSQKLHLLSSSADGSVRLWNPQSKSPLLSVFTSESDGIPTSVDFVRDNLNQMVTSYNSAACILFDLETGQPVTRLETDKGVEDSVFGRQINRVISHPTLPLTITAHEDRHIRFYDNNTGKLAHAMVAHLDAVTCLAVDPNGLYLLSGSHDCSIRLWNLENKTCVQEITSHRKKFDESIFDVAFHPSKPFIASAGADALAKVFV
- the LOC116936615 gene encoding striatin isoform X2; the protein is MKIPESGTMEDGPNSAPHNGQLGPSGVGTSSSSVKVNNSDENNPRLQYSIPGILHFIQHEWARFEMERSQWEVERAELQARIAFLQGERKGQENLKNDLVRRIKMLEYALKQERAKYHKLKYGTELQQGDVKPPIFEDGIGGEPVDGESIFITNSNVNWRQGRQLLRQYLQEIGYTDTIIDVRSNRVRSLLGLNPAGTSEKEEQTGGSAVNGGATGGTVGGTTGSSAVASSSPGDLSGNSKRLSETQGRRAPAKKVPPASLAEAMIMDTEAAVMANFDFLAQEGVGVEVDDEDDMSDEMEDNTDDDTDDAASASNAATSKRNKIKAKNLRDDVDAETEEVLNEFSFLGSDTDDASHELRVQTDTTDWDRGRLTPSDEGTDWPVDPLHISQLKEQYRRDRAKNKKGLLSRFSGTSSGGVSRRSVVPAPVTGPAPAGIGAAGETAHLAGLAGLSSSDDEGVDGHLGLGELAQLTVNNEAEVSYDISVNKESFRKTWNAKYTLRSHFDGVRALAFHPVEPVLVTASEDCTLKLWNLQKTIPAKKSASLDVEPVYTFRGHTGPVLCLAMSSSGEQCFSGGLDGSLQCWNIPGSNIDPYDSYDPSVLSNSLLGHTDAVWGLSLHSQKLHLLSSSADGSVRLWNPQSKSPLLSVFTSESDGIPTSVDFVRDNLNQMVTSYNSAACILFDLETGQPVTRLETDKGVEDSVFGRQINRVISHPTLPLTITAHEDRHIRFYDNNTGKLAHAMVAHLDAVTCLAVDPNGLYLLSGSHDCSIRLWNLENKTCVQEITSHRKKFDESIFDVAFHPSKPFIASAGADALAKVFV
- the LOC116936615 gene encoding striatin isoform X1, producing MKIPESGTMEDGPNSAPHNGQLGPSGVGTSSSSVKVNNSDENNPRLQYSIPGILHFIQHEWARFEMERSQWEVERAELQARIAFLQGERKGQENLKNDLVRRIKMLEYALKQERAKYHKLKYGTELQQGDVKPPIFEDGIGGEPVDGESIFITNSNVNWRQGRQLLRQYLQEIGYTDTIIDVRSNRVRSLLGLNPAGTSEKEEQTGGSAVNGGATGGTVGGTTGSSAVASSSPGDLSGNSKRLSETQGRRAPAKKVPPASLAEAMIMDTEAAVMANFDFLAQEGVGVEVDDEDDMSDEMEDNTDDDTDDAASASNAATSKRNKIKAKNLRDDVDAETEEVLNEFSFLGSDTDDASHELRVQTDTTDWDRGRLTPSDEGTDWPVDPLHISQLKEQYRRDRAKNKKGLLSRPKRSALHEMLGDMGLEEEYGDLYSSFPSSSTPLSARTRTGFSGTSSGGVSRRSVVPAPVTGPAPAGIGAAGETAHLAGLAGLSSSDDEGVDGHLGLGELAQLTVNNEAEVSYDISVNKESFRKTWNAKYTLRSHFDGVRALAFHPVEPVLVTASEDCTLKLWNLQKTIPAKKSASLDVEPVYTFRGHTGPVLCLAMSSSGEQCFSGGLDGSLQCWNIPGSNIDPYDSYDPSVLSNSLLGHTDAVWGLSLHSQKLHLLSSSADGSVRLWNPQSKSPLLSVFTSESDGIPTSVDFVRDNLNQMVTSYNSAACILFDLETGQPVTRLETDKGVEDSVFGRQINRVISHPTLPLTITAHEDRHIRFYDNNTGKLAHAMVAHLDAVTCLAVDPNGLYLLSGSHDCSIRLWNLENKTCVQEITSHRKKFDESIFDVAFHPSKPFIASAGADALAKVFV